A window of the Sphingobium sp. CAP-1 genome harbors these coding sequences:
- a CDS encoding XrtA/PEP-CTERM system-associated ATPase → MYDQFYGLQGRPFQLTPDPHYYFESATHRKALSYLGYGLAQGEGFIVITGDIGAGKTTLVGHLMQTIDPARLTAVKIVSTQVEGDDMLRLAAQSFGLTTDGQTKAATLHQIEAFLHMQARAGRRTLLIVDEAQNLPVSAIEELRMLSNFQLGGQSLLQIFLLGQPEFRDLLKSPELEQLRQRVIATHHLEPMMAQEVEPYILHRLGIAGWSGNPAFTPAAFAALYGATGGVPRRLNALTSRVLLLGAIEQLHLIDEDVVGAVVADMGLDSDVAPEPVAPSVLDMAEDAFEPVEAEEVVETVEDAVEPPAFWSDAEPETDSEANSCTDAEPIEAAPPPFLRPVFTVYETASDPVEEEGQEESADIVDLPPVEDDAAPFAPPFAAETVDFVAEEEQVAEASAPVPLVDPVAVEALRSDMLGEIEALRAEIASLRAMQVHAPFAHPAPSEIDLDALKGCFTLIEERLASLEFRAEEQDTALRRVLTLLVDWVEREEQLADAQAVA, encoded by the coding sequence ATGTACGATCAATTCTACGGATTGCAGGGCCGCCCGTTCCAGCTAACGCCCGACCCGCATTATTATTTCGAAAGCGCGACCCACCGCAAGGCGCTGTCCTATCTGGGCTATGGGCTGGCGCAGGGTGAAGGCTTTATCGTCATCACCGGCGATATCGGCGCGGGCAAGACCACATTGGTCGGCCATCTGATGCAGACGATCGATCCGGCGCGGCTGACCGCGGTCAAGATCGTGTCGACCCAGGTGGAGGGCGACGACATGCTGCGCCTTGCCGCGCAGAGCTTTGGCCTGACGACCGACGGCCAGACCAAGGCCGCGACGCTGCACCAGATCGAAGCCTTCCTGCACATGCAGGCGCGGGCCGGGCGGCGCACCCTGCTGATCGTGGACGAGGCGCAGAATTTGCCGGTTTCCGCGATCGAGGAATTGCGGATGCTGTCCAATTTCCAACTGGGTGGCCAGTCGCTGTTGCAGATATTCCTGCTGGGCCAGCCCGAATTTCGCGACCTGCTGAAGTCGCCCGAACTGGAGCAGTTGCGCCAGCGCGTCATCGCCACCCATCATCTGGAACCGATGATGGCGCAGGAGGTCGAACCCTATATCCTCCATCGGCTGGGCATTGCGGGCTGGAGCGGCAATCCCGCCTTCACCCCGGCCGCCTTCGCCGCGCTCTATGGCGCGACCGGCGGCGTGCCGCGCCGGCTGAACGCGCTGACGAGCCGGGTGCTGCTGCTGGGCGCGATCGAGCAACTGCACCTGATCGACGAGGATGTCGTTGGCGCGGTGGTCGCTGATATGGGGCTGGACAGCGATGTCGCGCCGGAGCCGGTCGCGCCGTCGGTACTGGACATGGCCGAGGACGCGTTCGAGCCGGTCGAGGCGGAAGAGGTCGTGGAAACGGTGGAGGACGCCGTCGAACCGCCGGCTTTCTGGAGCGACGCCGAACCGGAAACGGACAGCGAAGCGAACAGCTGTACGGATGCCGAACCGATTGAAGCGGCACCGCCGCCTTTCCTGCGCCCGGTATTCACCGTCTATGAAACGGCGAGCGATCCGGTTGAGGAAGAGGGGCAGGAGGAGTCGGCCGACATAGTCGATCTGCCCCCGGTCGAGGATGACGCCGCGCCCTTCGCACCGCCCTTTGCCGCAGAAACCGTCGACTTCGTTGCCGAAGAGGAACAGGTGGCGGAAGCGTCCGCACCTGTCCCGCTCGTTGATCCCGTTGCCGTCGAGGCATTGCGGTCCGACATGCTGGGCGAGATCGAGGCGCTGCGGGCGGAGATCGCCTCATTGCGCGCGATGCAGGTCCATGCGCCTTTCGCGCATCCGGCCCCGTCCGAAATCGATCTTGACGCGCTCAAGGGGTGCTTCACCCTGATCGAGGAACGGCTGGCGTCGCTGGAGTTCCGGGCCGAGGAACAGGATACGGCGCTGCGCCGGGTGCTGACCCTGCTGGTCGACTGGGTCGAGCGCGAGGAGCAACTGGCCGATGCGCAGGCCGTCGCCTGA
- a CDS encoding AAA family ATPase — translation MNQHSSIKGRGSLIERATELYDFNAALRGRAAPAVDVPDDLPPAPTPVAAPVDAAFQTPAAPIAPPAYRAPAWTGPVQPIDRIALAEAGFIRPDGPVTAMSEEFRLLKRDLLAQLRDNKRGNRILVCSAHSGEGKSFCAINLALSLAAEKDREILLVDADFGKPGIPATLGLEAGPGLMDALADPMIAIEDCVIRTDMPSLSVLPAGQRSNNDTEYLASARTEQLLNRLTEGRPDRIVIFDSPPLLAASPAAVLASHAAIALLVVRADKTPESALRDAVGMLKGGAQVQLLLNAVRFQGGARRFGSYYSKGEPQS, via the coding sequence ATGAACCAGCACAGCTCCATCAAGGGCCGGGGATCGCTGATCGAGCGGGCCACCGAACTTTATGATTTCAACGCCGCGCTGCGCGGACGCGCCGCGCCCGCCGTCGATGTTCCCGACGACCTGCCGCCAGCGCCCACGCCCGTCGCCGCGCCGGTGGACGCGGCTTTCCAGACCCCTGCCGCACCGATAGCGCCGCCCGCCTATCGCGCGCCGGCCTGGACCGGCCCGGTGCAGCCGATCGACCGGATCGCGCTGGCCGAAGCCGGCTTCATTCGTCCCGACGGCCCGGTGACGGCGATGAGCGAGGAATTTCGCCTGCTCAAGCGCGATCTGTTGGCGCAGTTGCGCGACAATAAGCGCGGCAACCGCATCCTCGTCTGCTCCGCCCATAGCGGCGAGGGCAAGAGCTTCTGCGCGATCAATCTGGCGCTCAGTCTGGCGGCGGAGAAGGATCGCGAAATATTGCTGGTCGACGCCGATTTCGGCAAACCGGGCATTCCCGCGACGCTGGGGCTGGAGGCCGGACCCGGCCTGATGGACGCGCTGGCCGATCCGATGATCGCGATCGAGGACTGCGTGATCCGCACCGACATGCCTTCCCTGTCCGTCCTGCCCGCCGGGCAGCGCAGCAATAACGACACCGAATATCTGGCCTCGGCGCGGACCGAGCAACTGCTCAACCGGCTGACCGAAGGCCGGCCCGACCGGATCGTCATCTTCGATTCGCCGCCTTTGCTCGCGGCGTCGCCCGCCGCCGTCCTCGCCAGCCATGCGGCGATCGCGCTGCTGGTGGTGCGCGCCGACAAGACGCCCGAAAGCGCGCTGCGCGACGCGGTGGGGATGCTGAAGGGCGGGGCACAGGTCCAGCTTCTGCTCAACGCCGTCCGTTTTCAGGGCGGGGCGCGCCGCTTCGGCAGCTATTATTCCAAGGGGGAACCCCAGTCATGA